A window from Thiomonas sp. FB-Cd encodes these proteins:
- a CDS encoding acyl-CoA dehydrogenase family protein: protein MLLDADHQMIRDAVRDFVQAEIAPHAASWAQQSRFPREALEGLAALGCLGIAVPTAWDGAGLDYLALALAIEEIAAGDGATSTVVSVNNCPVCSILLAWGSDAQKQRWLKPVARGAMIGAFALTEPQAGSDASNLRTTARRDGDDYVLDGVKQFITSGKNGQVAIVLAATDRAAGKHGISAFIVPTDAPGYSVERLEHKAGQAASDTAQIRLQACRVPASQRIGREGEGYKIALSGLEGGRIGIASQAVGMARAAFEAALRYARERSAFGRTLFEHQAVQFRLAEMAMRIETARQMVWHAAQLKDAGVPCLKEAAMAKLYASEMAEAVCSDAMQIHGGYGYVEDFPVERIWRDVRVCQIYEGTSDVQKILIARAL, encoded by the coding sequence ATGCTGCTTGATGCCGACCACCAGATGATCCGCGACGCGGTGCGCGACTTCGTGCAAGCCGAAATCGCCCCCCACGCGGCGAGCTGGGCGCAGCAGTCGCGCTTTCCCCGCGAAGCGCTGGAGGGGCTGGCGGCGCTGGGTTGCCTGGGCATCGCCGTGCCCACGGCGTGGGACGGCGCCGGGCTGGACTATCTGGCGCTGGCGCTGGCCATCGAGGAAATTGCCGCAGGCGACGGCGCAACCAGCACCGTGGTCAGTGTGAACAACTGCCCCGTGTGCTCGATCCTCCTGGCCTGGGGCAGCGACGCGCAAAAGCAGCGCTGGCTCAAGCCGGTGGCGCGTGGCGCCATGATCGGCGCCTTCGCGCTGACTGAGCCGCAGGCCGGCTCCGACGCATCGAACCTGCGCACCACGGCTCGCCGGGACGGCGACGATTACGTGCTCGACGGGGTCAAGCAGTTCATCACCAGCGGCAAGAACGGCCAGGTCGCCATTGTCCTGGCTGCAACCGACCGCGCAGCCGGCAAGCACGGCATCAGCGCATTCATCGTCCCCACCGATGCGCCGGGCTACAGCGTCGAGCGCCTGGAACACAAGGCCGGCCAGGCGGCCAGCGACACGGCGCAGATTCGCCTGCAGGCCTGCCGTGTGCCAGCAAGCCAGCGCATCGGGCGCGAAGGCGAGGGCTACAAAATCGCGCTCTCAGGCCTCGAAGGGGGCCGGATCGGCATTGCCTCGCAGGCCGTGGGCATGGCACGCGCGGCGTTCGAGGCTGCGCTGCGCTATGCACGCGAGCGCAGTGCCTTCGGCCGCACGCTGTTCGAGCACCAGGCGGTGCAATTCAGGCTCGCGGAGATGGCCATGCGCATTGAGACCGCGCGGCAGATGGTGTGGCATGCCGCCCAGCTCAAGGATGCCGGCGTGCCGTGCCTGAAGGAGGCGGCCATGGCCAAGCTGTATGCCAGCGAGATGGCCGAGGCCGTGTGCAGCGACGCGATGCAGATCCACGGCGGCTACGGCTACGTGGAAGACTTCCCCGTCGAGCGCATCTGGCGTGACGTGCGGGTATGCCAGATTTACGAAGGCACGAGCGACGTGCAGAAAATACTCATCGCCCGCGCGCTGTAA
- a CDS encoding RidA family protein: MRSAVGIPVLPAQAVAKAKGGEDVKSPGSPSGTAPTMDARHPMRRLIRSGSSFEALAGYSRAVVDGRDVHVSGTTGFDYARMTIDEDAVAQTHQCFRNIDAALREAGCTLDDVVRVRYLLTDAALFERLAPLFGEYFARARPAATAQVCGLVDPRMRIEIEVTAKLPETA; encoded by the coding sequence ATGCGTAGCGCCGTAGGAATCCCCGTCCTTCCCGCGCAAGCGGTGGCGAAAGCCAAGGGCGGGGAGGATGTCAAGTCGCCAGGCAGCCCGTCTGGCACAGCGCCGACCATGGACGCACGACACCCCATGCGTCGGCTGATCCGTTCGGGCTCCAGCTTCGAGGCCTTGGCCGGCTACAGCCGCGCCGTGGTCGACGGCCGCGACGTGCACGTGTCGGGCACGACCGGCTTCGACTACGCACGCATGACCATCGACGAGGACGCGGTGGCGCAGACGCACCAGTGCTTTCGCAACATCGACGCCGCGTTGCGCGAAGCCGGGTGCACACTGGATGATGTGGTGCGCGTGCGCTACCTGCTCACCGACGCGGCGCTGTTCGAGCGCCTGGCGCCCCTCTTCGGCGAATACTTTGCCCGCGCGCGCCCGGCGGCCACCGCCCAGGTCTGCGGACTGGTGGATCCGCGCATGCGCATCGAAATCGAAGTGACGGCCAAACTTCCGGAGACCGCCTGA
- a CDS encoding 2-hydroxychromene-2-carboxylate isomerase, with translation MPVAPIAFFFDFSSPYSYLASTQIEALAERHDRGIEWVPILLGPVFATTGAKPLVEQPLKGDYARIDIPRSARFFGVPYQHPAPFPIATHHAARVLIGLQRELPAQAVPWVHAAFSAYFMQGRNISQPEVLHSVAQDLGINTARIDGWCNEPQIKAQLKANVDRAMQSGVCGAPFFVVDDEPFWGVDRLPQIDRWLTARF, from the coding sequence ATGCCTGTGGCACCCATCGCGTTCTTTTTCGATTTTTCCTCACCCTATTCCTACCTTGCGAGCACGCAGATCGAGGCGCTGGCAGAGCGGCACGACCGCGGCATCGAGTGGGTGCCGATCCTGCTTGGTCCGGTGTTCGCCACGACAGGGGCCAAGCCCCTGGTCGAGCAGCCTTTGAAAGGGGATTACGCGCGCATCGACATTCCCCGCTCGGCACGCTTTTTCGGCGTGCCGTACCAGCATCCGGCGCCCTTCCCCATCGCCACGCACCATGCGGCGCGCGTGCTCATCGGCCTGCAGCGCGAGCTGCCCGCACAGGCTGTGCCCTGGGTGCACGCGGCGTTCAGCGCCTATTTCATGCAGGGCAGGAACATCAGCCAACCCGAGGTGCTGCACAGTGTGGCGCAAGACCTCGGCATCAACACGGCCCGCATTGATGGCTGGTGCAACGAGCCGCAAATCAAGGCACAGCTCAAGGCCAACGTCGACCGCGCGATGCAAAGCGGGGTTTGCGGCGCCCCGTTTTTCGTGGTGGACGATGAGCCCTTCTGGGGGGTGGACCGCCTGCCCCAGATCGACCGCTGGCTCACGGCCCGGTTTTGA
- a CDS encoding RNA-guided endonuclease TnpB family protein, with product MKRLQAFKYELMATGEQQRQMRRFAGSCRVVFNEALALQKTRHERGEQKLGYAGLCKELTAWRNGAPLPSGRVAPWLAEAPIHPLQQALKDLDRAYTHFFAKRADFPRFKKKGQGASFRYPDPKQIKLDAGNSRIALPKLGWLRYRNSRDVLGAVRNVTVSSSGGTWFVSIQTEREVEQPIPSATRAIGIDVGIARFATFSDGAFLPPLNSFRTHAVRLARYQRAMSRKVQFSKNWHKAKRRVQTLHTRIANARRDDLHKATTTISQNHAMVWIEDLQVRNMSRSAAGTAERPCRNVRAKSGLNKSILDQGWAEFRRQLDDKLQWSGGWLVAVPPHNTSRTCPDCGHIAADNRRTQAQFRCVACGYANHADVVGAMNILARGHRVAACGEVVHSGPSAKQEPTEATAYEVTHA from the coding sequence ATGAAGCGACTCCAAGCCTTCAAGTACGAACTCATGGCGACCGGCGAACAGCAGCGCCAGATGCGCCGCTTCGCGGGCTCGTGCCGGGTCGTGTTCAATGAGGCGCTGGCGTTGCAAAAGACCCGCCACGAGCGGGGCGAGCAAAAGCTCGGCTACGCCGGGCTGTGCAAGGAACTCACGGCATGGCGCAACGGGGCACCGCTGCCTTCGGGGCGCGTTGCGCCCTGGCTGGCGGAGGCGCCGATCCACCCGTTGCAACAGGCGCTCAAGGATCTGGACCGCGCCTACACCCATTTCTTCGCCAAGCGCGCGGACTTTCCGCGATTCAAGAAGAAGGGCCAGGGCGCGAGCTTCCGCTACCCCGATCCCAAGCAGATCAAGCTCGATGCGGGGAACAGCCGCATCGCTCTGCCCAAGCTGGGGTGGCTGCGCTATCGCAACAGCCGGGATGTGCTCGGCGCGGTGCGCAACGTCACGGTGTCGAGCAGCGGCGGCACGTGGTTCGTGTCGATCCAGACCGAGCGTGAGGTCGAGCAGCCCATCCCGAGCGCCACCCGCGCCATCGGGATCGACGTGGGCATTGCCCGCTTCGCCACGTTCAGCGACGGTGCGTTTTTGCCACCGCTCAACAGTTTCAGGACGCACGCAGTGCGGCTTGCGCGGTACCAGCGGGCGATGAGCCGCAAGGTGCAGTTCAGCAAGAACTGGCACAAGGCCAAACGGAGGGTTCAAACCCTTCACACCCGTATCGCCAATGCCCGGCGCGACGATCTGCACAAGGCCACGACCACGATCAGCCAAAACCACGCGATGGTGTGGATCGAGGACTTGCAGGTGAGGAACATGTCGCGCAGCGCTGCGGGAACGGCCGAGCGACCGTGCAGGAATGTCCGGGCCAAGAGCGGCTTGAACAAGTCGATCCTGGACCAGGGCTGGGCCGAGTTTCGCCGGCAACTGGACGACAAGCTCCAGTGGAGCGGCGGATGGCTCGTTGCGGTGCCGCCGCACAACACGAGCCGCACCTGTCCAGACTGCGGCCACATCGCGGCGGACAATCGCCGCACGCAGGCCCAGTTCAGATGCGTGGCGTGTGGCTATGCGAATCATGCCGATGTGGTCGGCGCGATGAATATTTTGGCGCGGGGACACCGCGTTGCAGCCTGTGGAGAGGTGGTGCATTCAGGCCCCTCGGCGAAGCAGGAACCCACCGAAGCGACTGCGTATGAGGTCACTCATGCGTAG
- the aceK gene encoding bifunctional isocitrate dehydrogenase kinase/phosphatase, which produces MNQFPPRLDSQVAFAIARAMLDGFNKHYRLFREVSREAKARFEAADWAGQQRAQRERIAFYDTRVDEATERLQTEFDAGHLDTEIWHQAKLHYIGLLTNHLQPELAETFFNSVTTKILHRRHFHNDILFVRPAISTEYIEYDEPAAQPTFRAYYPTHDSLRETLTRIIHNFQLQRPFEDLERDIGLVLQAVQQRLQGARLRSNFQIQVLSSLFYRNKGAYVVGRIINGFWEFPLTLPILHNERGQLIIDTALLHEDDLLLVFSFARAYFMVDMAVPSAYVQFLRSLMPRKPRSELYSALGLAKQGKTLFYRDFLYHLRHSSDRFTTAPGIRGMVMLVFTLPSFPFVFKVIRDFYPAPKDTTREKIKAKYLLVKQHDRVGRMADTLEYSNVAFPRERFDPELVAELKATCASQLEEDGNLLVIRHCYIERRMIPLNIYLQEATPGQLEAAVIDYGNAIKDLVAANIFPGDMLWKNFGITRHGKVVFYDYDEIEYMTDCNFRRVPPARCEEDEMAAEPWYPVGAHDIFPETFGTFLLGNPQVRAVFMRHHADLLDAAYWQAQQQRTREGHVFDVFPYDTSRRFIHGAAHASPSPSDGESGPSQAGAPAPSSPGSLQPTTLLEVS; this is translated from the coding sequence CTGACTGGGCCGGGCAGCAACGCGCGCAGCGCGAACGCATCGCGTTTTACGACACGCGGGTGGACGAGGCCACCGAGCGGCTGCAGACCGAGTTTGACGCGGGGCACCTGGACACCGAAATCTGGCACCAGGCCAAACTGCACTACATCGGTTTGCTGACCAACCACCTGCAGCCCGAGCTTGCGGAGACGTTTTTCAACTCGGTCACGACGAAGATCCTGCACCGCCGGCATTTCCACAACGACATCCTGTTCGTGCGCCCGGCCATCTCCACCGAGTACATCGAGTACGACGAACCGGCTGCGCAACCTACCTTCCGCGCCTACTACCCCACGCACGACAGCCTGCGCGAGACGCTCACGCGCATCATCCACAATTTTCAGCTCCAGCGCCCGTTCGAGGACCTGGAGCGCGACATCGGGCTCGTGCTCCAGGCCGTGCAGCAGCGTCTGCAAGGCGCGCGGCTGCGCAGCAACTTCCAGATCCAGGTCCTGTCATCCCTCTTCTACCGCAACAAGGGCGCCTACGTGGTGGGCCGGATCATCAACGGCTTCTGGGAATTTCCCCTGACCCTGCCCATCCTGCACAACGAGCGCGGCCAGCTCATCATCGACACCGCGCTGCTGCATGAGGACGACCTGCTGCTGGTGTTCTCGTTTGCCCGCGCCTATTTCATGGTGGACATGGCCGTGCCCTCGGCCTACGTGCAGTTCCTGCGCAGCCTCATGCCGCGCAAGCCGCGCTCGGAGCTGTACAGCGCGCTGGGCCTGGCCAAGCAAGGCAAGACCCTGTTCTACCGGGACTTCCTCTACCACCTGCGGCATTCAAGCGACCGCTTCACCACGGCGCCCGGCATCAGGGGCATGGTGATGCTGGTGTTCACCCTGCCCTCGTTTCCCTTTGTCTTCAAGGTCATCCGCGACTTCTACCCCGCACCCAAGGACACCACGCGCGAGAAGATCAAGGCCAAGTATCTGCTGGTCAAGCAGCATGACCGCGTGGGGCGCATGGCCGACACGCTGGAGTATTCCAACGTGGCCTTTCCGCGCGAGCGTTTCGACCCCGAGCTCGTCGCCGAGCTCAAGGCCACCTGCGCCTCGCAACTGGAAGAGGACGGCAACCTGCTGGTCATCCGCCACTGCTACATCGAGCGACGCATGATTCCGCTCAACATCTACCTGCAGGAAGCCACGCCCGGGCAGCTCGAAGCCGCGGTGATCGATTACGGCAACGCCATCAAGGATCTGGTAGCGGCCAACATCTTCCCCGGCGACATGCTGTGGAAGAACTTCGGCATCACGCGTCACGGCAAGGTCGTGTTCTACGACTACGACGAAATCGAGTACATGACCGACTGCAATTTCCGCCGCGTCCCGCCCGCTCGCTGCGAGGAGGACGAAATGGCGGCCGAACCCTGGTATCCCGTCGGTGCCCACGATATCTTCCCGGAAACTTTCGGCACCTTCCTGCTTGGCAACCCCCAGGTGCGCGCGGTCTTCATGCGCCACCATGCCGACCTGCTCGACGCCGCCTACTGGCAGGCGCAGCAGCAGCGCACGCGTGAAGGCCATGTGTTCGACGTCTTTCCCTATGACACGAGCCGACGCTTCATCCATGGCGCGGCGCACGCGTCACCTTCCCCATCCGACGGCGAGTCCGGGCCCAGCCAGGCTGGCGCACCGGCTCCATCCTCGCCAGGATCCTTACAACCCACAACCCTTCTGGAGGTCTCATGA
- a CDS encoding acetyl-CoA C-acyltransferase, whose product MNADPIVIVSAARTPIGGLLGDFASVPAWQLGAAAIRAAVQRSGVASDAVDEVLMGNCLMAGQGQAPARQAALAAGLPQSAGAVTLSKMCGSGMRAMMFAHDMLSVGSASVLVAGGMESMTNAPHLAFVRKGVKYGLTQFYDHMALDGLEDAYDRGKAMGVFAESCVAKYSFTREAMDAFAIASTERSKKANEDGSFNWEMAPVTVAGRGGDVQISRDEQPFKAKLDKIPGLKPAFKKDGSITAATSSSISDGAAALVLMRQSTAQRLGCTPLARIAAHAVHAQAPEWFTTAPVGAIHKVLGKAEWQAKDVDLWEVNEAFAAVTMAAMHEFSLPHDIVNVHGGAVALGHPIGASGARIVVTLLGALRTRGLKKGVAALCIGGGEATAMAVELL is encoded by the coding sequence ATGAATGCCGATCCCATTGTCATTGTTTCCGCCGCGCGCACGCCCATCGGCGGCCTGCTCGGCGACTTCGCGTCCGTTCCTGCCTGGCAGCTCGGCGCTGCGGCCATTCGCGCCGCGGTGCAGCGCTCGGGAGTCGCGAGCGACGCGGTGGATGAAGTCCTCATGGGCAACTGCCTCATGGCCGGGCAGGGCCAGGCTCCGGCACGCCAGGCCGCGCTTGCCGCGGGCCTTCCGCAGTCGGCCGGTGCCGTGACCCTGTCCAAGATGTGCGGCTCGGGCATGCGCGCCATGATGTTCGCCCATGACATGCTGAGCGTGGGCTCGGCCTCCGTGCTGGTGGCCGGCGGCATGGAGAGCATGACCAACGCGCCGCACCTGGCTTTCGTGCGCAAGGGGGTCAAGTACGGACTGACGCAGTTCTACGATCACATGGCCCTGGACGGCCTGGAAGACGCCTACGACCGCGGCAAGGCCATGGGCGTGTTCGCCGAGAGCTGCGTGGCGAAATACAGCTTCACGCGCGAAGCCATGGACGCCTTCGCCATTGCCTCCACCGAGCGCAGCAAAAAGGCCAACGAGGATGGCAGCTTCAACTGGGAGATGGCGCCCGTGACGGTGGCTGGGCGCGGCGGCGATGTGCAGATCAGCCGCGACGAGCAGCCATTCAAGGCCAAGCTGGACAAGATTCCGGGGCTCAAGCCGGCCTTCAAGAAGGACGGCAGCATCACAGCGGCCACCTCCTCGAGCATTTCCGATGGCGCCGCCGCGCTCGTGTTGATGCGCCAGTCCACGGCGCAGCGCCTGGGTTGCACGCCCCTTGCGCGCATCGCAGCGCACGCGGTGCACGCGCAGGCGCCCGAGTGGTTCACCACGGCACCCGTGGGCGCCATCCACAAGGTGCTGGGCAAGGCCGAATGGCAGGCCAAGGATGTCGATCTGTGGGAGGTCAACGAGGCCTTTGCCGCCGTGACCATGGCAGCCATGCACGAATTCAGCCTGCCGCACGACATCGTCAATGTGCACGGCGGGGCGGTCGCACTGGGTCATCCGATCGGCGCCAGCGGTGCGCGCATCGTCGTCACGCTGCTGGGCGCGCTGCGCACGAGGGGCCTTAAAAAGGGCGTGGCCGCCTTGTGCATTGGCGGCGGCGAAGCCACGGCCATGGCCGTGGAGCTTCTGTGA